From the Tachysurus fulvidraco isolate hzauxx_2018 chromosome 21, HZAU_PFXX_2.0, whole genome shotgun sequence genome, the window ccttctgaacagtaatccaacaccttaaccactgagctactacataTTTTACCTCATATTTTGTTCATGTGAATTCCTCtaaaattaaacaattttattacaTAAACAATGCACataattttactgttttttaattttaaatgtactGTGCATCCACAAAACAAGTTGTTAAAGTTACAGTTTTAgataatgttaaatattttcttattttatttttaatttttgttcaataacaatactttttttaatccatttatgaaTACACAACTTTGATCAAAGAATACTATAAAACATCACTGTTGAATTTGCAAAATttcttgtgtgtatttatacataTGCATTTCAGGCAAcactgcatttattttatttatgactaTTATTTTGTTCAGCTCTTCTGTTCAACACTTAGAGTTTGTTCAGTGTCTATTTTTGCAACACACTAGCCCTCTAAGTGCCTTTTGTGTCCAGAAGATGGAAGCATACACCAcggtattaaatatgaaatgagGAACTGCAGTGATATGTCCTCAACAACATTCAGCTGGGAAACCTTGCCCGTCTATGTGGATGCCATTTATGTAGATGTTACTCTGAATTGTACCATCTACATAAACATTATTGCGGACCAAGTGCACCTATTCATGGCTCCTTGCCGCACTGCAAAAATTACTGAGAAATGTTTTGAGGAATATGACCTACAACTTCAGATCTCAGTCCAATCGAGCATctttgggatgtgctggacaataAAGTCTGATTCACAGGGGCCCTACAACACAATTTACAGGACAGCATCTGCTGCTTTGGTGCCAGATTCCATGCCTCAGTGGGTCAGTGCTGTTTTGACAAAGCAAATTATTAAACTTTTATCATACAACAAAGAATTCTCCAACATAAATCAGCAATCCTGGTGATTCtatttccccccaaaaaaaaatattttaaaaaaatcttagtttTCCTATTTTCTGTGTTCATGCTTACTATAATCCATTTGCTGATTGCCAACATGTGATTGTttaacttaacttaacttaaattaacaaattttttctttttcacaaatGCACTAttccttaaattaaaatataatatcatTCTCAAAATCAGTTGTATATTTGCACAGTAAATCAGAAACCAGGGTGATATAAATATTGtgggatttatttaaaaaatgaatgcatAATCAGGTACACAACTaccaaataaaagaaaaagatttatttaaaaaatcactcaaaattaatttaaaagatTTCACATTGACATGTCTCCATGAGCCATTATGTAATCGTAGTTCTGCTATTTGGAATATAATAAATCGTGAATAAGTAATATTGTGGAAAAATATACTGAAATGCAACCATAGCACTCCCTTAATTATAAGATAGAAGATGCTCTCGTAAAACATAATACtactgttatttatatttattaatataattacaatCACAAGATCACAGTGGCACATCACTTTTACAATATACATCAGAAGCATCATAATAtgataagaaatataaaaatagtaatGTTTATGGCACAAGATGATGGAAACCTTCCTTTGAGATTCGGGTCCATGTTGGCATGATTTTTCAGGTGCACCTTCATGCAAATCTCCTGTTCTACATGCCACACTTGTTCTAATAGATTACATTCTGGTGAATTAGAAAGCCACTGAAAAGCACTGATCTCATTGTCGTGTTCATGAAGCCAGTTTGAAATGGCATTTACTATGTGACATGGTCCATTGTCATGCTGGATGTAGTCAGATAGGACATGGGTAAATTGTGGCGCACACAAAAGTCAGTAACAGTACTCAATACTCAACAGTCTGTGAAATTTAAGTGatgattcatttgtttgaaCAGGCCCAAAGTGTGGCAAGAAAACACCACCTCCATCATcctggactgttgacacaaAGCAGGCTACAGCCATGGTTTCATACTGTTGGTGCAGATTCTGACCCTGCCATCTGTTTGCCTCAGCAGAAATAGAGATACTCTGAGGTTTCCATTTGCAGAATTCCTGCtgactggatgttttttctttgttgcacAAGTCTAAATAAACTCTACAGAATGGTATGTGTGGAAACACCCCAGAAAACCCCTGGCACCAGCAATTATTCAACAGTCAAAATCCACaaactttttattcttattctaatGGTTGATGTAAactttacattacactacagtacctgaagctgcatgattttatgcattgtacttcagctgactgactgactgactgattaaataattgcatgaatCTGTACaggtgttaattaaaaaaatgctcacATCAAGCAAACATCATCTCAAACTGGTTTAAAAAACATTGCAATTTCATTGGAAAAAGTTCAGTATCACCTGTAGCTTTCTCATTAGGTATGGACATCGTTATTAGAATTTCTATAAAGCTTTTTGTTTTATCTATTGTTATAAGTGCTACACAATTTAACCAAGATAGtaattttattctgatttaGGTGCTTcttatttagcatttagcataATACCATTCATGTAAATATAGCTACTGACTGTTTAGGATATCACTGAGGGAAAACTCCACAAAGGCTATTTCTTCAAGTTCACTCTTCTTTCCACACTCCATGAGGCAAGCAAAGTGATCAGGTTCCTCACATGGAGTCAGATCTGAATATCCACTGGGGCCATGATAAATGATCCATGGTTTACTCCAACCAGAGCCACTAAGaggagatttatttatataaacccCAAGATCCTTTCTCTTCGTTTTGTCAGTTGGATGAGAATAAATTAGCCAGCTCTCAGTATCTGAAGTCAAGTTCTTTTGTTCTTTAGGTACAGTGATGCTCAACACACTACCCTGGCAACCACGACCACATTCTATCAGGTTCTGGGAAAAATGAGATGGATCAAAATCCACTCCACTACTCTTGCTCAAAGCCTCAACTCTTTGACCTTTAGTGCTTCTTGCATTGCAGTACAATTGACTCTTGCCCTCTTGGTCAATGATCTCTGCTATTACACACTCACAAGATTCTATGCTTATTCGTTCTCCGAGGTGCCATGTGCTCCCACAATCATCactataaaatgcaaaagcatGGGCCATTGTATGTGGTTGGTGACCGTGATCATTCTTGTACTTGTAATAGACATAAGCAGGAATGATGAGTCTACCATTCTTCATCTGAACGCCGTGACCAGGTCCAACAGCAAACGTGGCCCAATTTTTAATCTCATGTCCAATTACCCTTTCCGTCAAGTCTACTGTGATGCTCCAATTCTGCCCATTGTCCTTGCTAGTACTGTAACACAACCGAGCCTTGTTCTTACCAGTGCGAATCTGGTCACGTTCAGTGGTATTACCCACCACACAGataaagaacagaaagagagtCTTAGACTCTTTCTCATAGACCGGACACGGGTTCATAGTGCGATGTCCAGGCAAACAGGCAGCGTCAAGTTCCTGAACAGGTGaccactgaaaagaaaagaaatgcatttCTATTACCATTTTgtcaaatgaaagtaaaaagataaatacaagCAGTGATTACATTAAGATTACCTGAATGGATCCATTCCTCCGTGTTCCCCTCCTCATGTACAGGAAAGTGGCATCATGATCATGtactgattttcttttctcagcAAAAGCAAGAAAGGTTTGAGAATCATCAATGTAGATTATAGCTGGGATTCTGTAATGTAAGCCATTTGGCTCTTTACTGAACAAAGTCGTTTTTGGTGGGTCTGCTTGGAGTGTCTCGGTATCACTTCCTGAGTTTCTGCTGTCCATATCTCAATGTTTTTTATCTGAAAACACAGAAACGAATCGGATGACATGCGTTTCCTACTGTCCCCTATAGGTTTAATCAGTCACTTTAACATCAGCAGCCCTTACATGGAGGAAGATGGGGAGGATGGCGTTTGCAGTGTATTTTTGATATAAAGTCTTGTCTAAGCTAAAAACTGGACTCTATATGTATCTGGAGTTTATCAGTATAACTATCACACACTTGGAGGAGGATGGGCTGAAGCTATCATGCATATGTTTGATATAGATCCTAGGAAATGTTGGCACGTCCAAATACCGCACCTTCTTTTTTAAAGTGCAATACAAAACATTGATAAAAGTTAGCTTGCATTTAGTTGTTCAGACCTCAGCTTTTGAAACAAAGTCAATGAAATATAGTAGCACAAACAGTGACTTTTAGCTGTGTCCATAAAATATGTTCCCTCTAAAAATAATCAGTATAAAGTGCACAAACTTAAAAATTGTAACCTATTGTCCCATCCAAAAGCATTGGAACAAAAACAGATGTAGATGTGTTAGAACATGGACTGATGCCAGTGTACCATGGGAGATCACCAATATACCATCCATACGTACACACGCCATCAGATaggattatattttatttatataaaaataagtttttaatatatatttatttctatctatataaatatttaaatatgtatttacattgAGTTATATACCCTATACATTGTTTACATCAGCTGACTTAAATTTATAACTATTGCCTTGtcgactgcagtgatgacctcttaaacagctgtattctttaagcacctaatgtaaccttactctgagagctaatcttactatagttaacctatatctgtaatattactcctctctgttattagtgataactaacccttagacatgtccgaatttggaaggaaaaaacaacttacccgagacgatgagtgagcgcttggctgctgatccgcaaTTTCGGCGctagtggtttaaaagagggcggggcgcatgcgcatttcgtggaatcgattcatcttccctcggatagtaatgcctgtgaaagTGTTGACGtgtttttgacagttgttttcgcagcagaccgttttcgtgtgtgaaaaagaggtgttgtgaaaacaagcgttgtgtgtgtaaactgccatagtcgtacattttggagttgtatttgaacaaacacacaaaacctcgtatctgtaaactgtcgtggccgtaaattttgggatccaactccgcaaaatttaaatttacacacaaatgctttgaatcacgtacgattattattgacagtgtttttattccatacaagACTGGTATCAATGCATCATGCAtacaattttggtgtccacttttgatatttaataataccataacttttgacttactatgtagtcatataatagataatataaaactctttttttaattctcactgagggctaaaaccactaaagatgaaatcctagacccgcccctgctcttatgcctaccgaaaatcactgacattttactttttacttttacttcaaatacttaagtacattaaatttcagaaaattacttttgatacttaagtacagtaaatatcagatactttaagacttttacttgagtaatattctaaaaggtgactttcacttctaccaaagtctttttctagtacgatacttgtacttttactcaagtattgcttgcTAGTACTTCATACAACACTGGACGAGACCAGACAATACagacgagacaagacaagacagtgtgagacagcGTGTTTCCTGAAAGAGAAATGCAGAGTGATAACTATGTGATGAAACAATTCCATCTgaatttaaatatgaatacaaaatATTGCTGTGTATCAAATCAGAGATAATCAGCACATGATAATACTCACGGGCTTGTGTCCAGATTCCCTCACCTTCAGCAGAGCATCCATTTTATCCACCTACAAACGAACAAACATGCCTATTCATATATGTGTTATAAGTTATATACATATGAAGATATAAAGGACTGATTCTGTAATTGTGAATATGTGTAAATGAAGAATTGATGAGTGGTTGTTCAGAAGTTTGCCATTGAGCTCCTTCATCGCCCAATTCGCTGCTCCTCAGACTCAAACTGGACATTCTCATTAGCAACAACCTTCAGGAGAGGCATGTTACTGTATGTCAACACAGAATTAATATACAACTTTactatttaaaaacaacatgctAATCATGTTACACAGATGTCTTTCAGATCCAAACAGTTCAAATCCATGCATGACAGGACCTTCCCAAAGCTGGAGAAGGTTTCAAAAAGGGTCACGTTGTCCTCAGTTTTCCTACGCAGCTGTTACTAAGAGCCGGATCTCTCTGATACCACATGAGGTAGGAAAACTCTGAGGCTACAAATGTCCCATTTATATAGATAGTATGTTccatttatgtttcatttttttatccatttcttaTCTATGTAAGTGctccataaaaacaaataacttatatttgttatatttaacaaaacaattaacaaacagTTCTGCTGCAACTGCACTTGAGATTGAACTAGTAATGATTTTTGATCAACATGCTTTGTTTAGGTcacaatttataaaaatgtgaattattaatataataaatcatgaatgtaagtaaaatataataataataataataataataataatacacattacgcattacaataaaacacacacacacacacacacacacacacacacacacacacacacacaaacacacacacacaaagaccgtgacacacacacagaaagtgacacagacacgcacgcacgcacacacacacacacacacacacacacacacacacacacacacacacaaacagtgacacacacaaacagtgacacacacagacattcatgGGGCTATTATTCATGCTATTTTATGACTATATGATAGATATGCATGATGAACAATTTGTAgtttataaaacaaatgtacaaTGATCAGAATTAAGTCACAAATAAATTGCCAGTGCATGTGAAAGGATGTGCAGTGTAAAAATTTGCAGTATGAAGTTAAGTAGCCAGGGATGAAAAATCCCTAGCTATACTATGGAGTACTATGGAGTATCTAGTATATACTAGATTATAtaaattttctgtatttttctcagCCTTTGCTTGGGGCAAATGGTCACTTTGGTGCACATGCCTTGCTGATGTATGGACATTATACACTACATAATCCAGGTTTCCTCTCCTAAACCTTACAACATATCTTGCAATAGAAATGCTTTTTTGTGGACATTTTATAGCAAGTACTTGgaatttattcatcttcattatTTCTAATTGTTTGCTCTAAAACTGTAAGTGCAAAAAAGTCTCTGAAGTGTTTTTCTATCTCTGTGCATCAGGTGGCAGCAAACAGCACCCTGGGCAGAAAGTGCGTCATATTGTAGGCAACGAAGAAGATTTTCCGGAACTCAATCTCTATTTAACAACACGCCGTTAATCTGTATGGACCTTCTGTAAGTGCACATTGTAgggtatataataataataacaacaacaaaaacagtcatcataataataataataataataataataataataataataataataataaaaacaaccttCATCTTGAGGACTGTTTGGTATTGAATCCTTAGTTACATTCACTAAACTACAGTATTGTCTCAacttgtttattatatttatattattattatttatagtgaGTCAAAGAGTCAGAGAGAGGAAATCTCTTGATATTAACATCATGTCatctgatgaagaagaagaatggtTTATGCAGTCATTAACCCTGTAAGTCCTCGGGATTtattaggggtgtgtgtgtgtgtgtgtgtgtgtgtgtgtgtgtgtgtgtgtgtgtgtgtgtgtgtgtgtgtttgtttgacgTTGCATAATTgttgaaatttaaaataataatcagtatgTAAGCATGGGATATCAGTTAAGATCAGGAGTCAAATACGACGATTTATAATGTTAAGAATTATTTTGACCTACTTAGACTTCTGGGGTTTATAAATATGGGTCAAAAAGATTTTTTCCACCTCGTTTAAAACACTCGAATGTTTAGTGCACTTTTGATGTTTTCATTATGTATGTTGTCTTTCTTTGCAGCTACAAAGACCTGCATGTATTTCAGCTCGAGCATCCAACAAAAACAATTGAGTGGACTGGCGAAAAAAGTAAAGTATTTATGTTTAGTTTAATAGATAAGAACCTCTGTTCcctaaaaagaataaagaataacatATCCAAGAATAACATATCCATATCTTTATAATCCTATAAAGAATAACATATCCAAGTTCTAACACACTTCCAGGGATGTGCTGTTGGGAAATAATTGTGGTAAaagtccattttttttataacaataattatattcGCTTTTATTCTTCATATACTACAGCAATTATTTAAAGAGTAAATGTTTTCTTATGTCTTTTTAATGGGTTATGGTCAGTAGAGTATCCACCCTACCAGGTGGTACTttggaaacaataacatattagagCAAATGTGTTAATATTTGTAGTGAAGGTGCACTTCTAACATTTTCTAAGAAGTCAGATTTGTAAATTCATCAGCGTTTTGATTTAAGAGAGAACTTGCATGGTGTATATTTTGGATTGAACTGTacggatgctttttttttgtcgcaGGTGTATGTGTTGCAGGCTACTCGTCTGAGAAGAATGAAATTTTAGAGCTGCTGTTGCCTTTGAAATTGTATGCAAAGAAGAACCAGGTGAGTCGGGAACCCGAATAAATTTACAAACGCACTACCAAGactaaactaaatataatttacatCTTAAATGTGCACAGGGTCTCTGTCCAGAGCGGGACTTTAAAGTGCAGCATGGTGGATTCAGCGATGAGCCGATTGAGTGTCTCAGACATATCTTTGGTAAACGGTAGGTTTACTGCATGAGTTGAATCTTGCTAATGGCTATGTAGTGTTATAATAGTGTTCGTTTTAACGGATGTGCTCATTCGTTCTGCTGGATTTCTAGGCAATACAGAGGGTTGTGCAGATATTTTGTAGATCAGAACTGAAATTTTACATTGATGCATAGAATGTCAGAAATCTAGGACTGTTTATGCCTAAACCATCTAGTCTGACCGTGTGTCCGTCTGTCATTCTAATTAGCACTGTATCTCAAGAGGTACTGAATGAGGtacagatacaaatatttgGATCACTTAACAAGTACACACCGATGTCGTTACATTACACCCCTCCAGGTAATTATATGTATTAAGGATGCCTCCATTAATCTggattaaaaatggtcaaaatgctACTTTTGGTTTTCTGCAAATGTAGATAAATTATAACAAACACTAATAACTTGTATATTTTGaaagtgattatttaaaaaaaaaaacctttttgattattttcctttaataataGTAAGAATATCAGCTTTTTAGACATTAGACAACTgatatacaaaataattaacatttatatcAAAAATGTTATGTCCCTCTGCTGAGATTATTACAATATGCAAATTGACTGATTTGTTGTGAAAACAGAAATGTAgtgggaggcacggtggcttagtggtttgcacgtttgcctcacacctccagggttgggggttcgactcGCGCCTCCActtagtgtgtgtggagtttgcatgttctccctgtgcctcgggggttccctccgggtactccggtttcctcccccggtccaaagacatgcatggtaggttgattagcgtctctggaaaattgtccgtagtgtgtgattgcgtgtgtgaatgagagtgtgtgtgcgccctgcgatgggttggcactccgtccagggtgtatcctgccttgatgcccgatgacgcctgagataggcgcaggctccccgtgacccgagaagttcggataagcggtagaaaatgaatgaatgaaaaacagaaatgtgttgtaGAAGCAACACTGTTTATCTGTGACCGTTTATTTGCAGATGTGTTGTGACCAGCGGACAACATAGTTCCAAACTCCAGGTTTGGGACATTGGAGATGATGATAATGGTATTTATTCTGATTACTCCTTTACTTTGTttgactttatatatatatatatatatatatatatatatatatatatatatatatatatatatatatatatatagttaagcTAATTAActagaaaacattttttctaaCCTTTTACCAAACCTCACCATTCTTCAACAATTGCAACAATACTTCTGGAGATGACTGTATTTTTGGAATAATTTAAACTTTGCCATCTTTTGGCATCCAGATGTGATGAGGAGGACAGGAGTTATAAATTGCAGTCACACATCAACCACGGGCAGAAAACTTGCCTCTGGTTTCACCGAGGATGCTTCTGTTCTTCATGGCTCTACAGTCCACGATGTTCAACACACTGATGTAGCATCAGGCAGAATGCTTTATGCAGTAGGTAAAGATGAAGtcttctgttttatatttacttcACATTTTGCCAAAAACCTCTGGTTATTATCGACTGGAAAACTATAGTCAAGATGCAGACCCTGCATAGTATTCCAGCAGGCTGAATCCATCACTTACTAATAAATACAATAGCAGAGTCAATAAACATATTCAAAAAATGGCATTTCAGCAACTTCAGTTTTCTAAATTGAACCAGGTTGGGTCTTGTAGCAGATACTTTGTCTAATCACATGTATTTATGTCAATTGTTTAGCTGATGGCAGCTCATTATACCAGAGTTTATTCAGTCTCTCCAGGATTTTGCTGATTGTTGTAGCTTTTTGCAGCAGCTTTTTTTGCCAGCTCTGAAGTATTTTGTGCTGTTTTGCCTAAATATACTTGGATTGGCAAATCTATTAAACTGCTGcctgtaaaacacacataatTACTTTCTGTGATAGCTGTACCAATATTGAATCGAAGAGTTTTTGGCTGAATTCATGCAGTGATGATGTGAAACAACATGTCTTGTCCCAAACCTTCAAAAAAATTTGGAACGTCAGAGTTTTGCAGCTTtgattttgcattcatttctgCAATCACAAAATTGCAAAATCCTTGAGCGACTGATTAGCTACAGCGGTAAGGATATTAGGCCCGAAATAGAAAAGTTTTCACAAATGTTTTGACCTTTTGTAATCTGATTAATGAACTAATAATTGGAAAAATTAGGAAAATTTGTTTGGTCAAAGACCAATGGACTATACATGTGTTTTAAATTAGAGGTCTCATCTGCTTAAAGTTTAATTCAAACCATCAAGCACCACTACAAACGAAAGCAATCACTTCAATTGGTTTTATTTATAGCCAGTATCATCTATTAACTGGTTAAACATCAATAGGTAATCCACAATTTATTCCTGTTAGTTTATCTGTACCATTGTAAGCATAGAATTTCATGCAAGTGGACCATAACAAATTTAGTTTTAAACGGAACACATTTTGTTGTTTACAGAAACGGACTCCTTGGATGTAGTGAACTGTCTACAGTTTGTGAATACAAGTACATTTGTTATTTGTGCAACTAATGGCACTTTGTACATGGGAGACTTAAGAGATCAAAAGGTCAGTTGTTATGCTCTCTCAGAGAATACGACTGGCTCAGAGTGGGCTTTTGGATTGAGGACAGCTGAGCCACAGTGTGACCCTGCATCATGCATTGTAGCAAGACTGTCCTCCTCTGGTCAGGTAATCGTATCTGATCTCCGAAACCCAAGCACTCTAGTCGGACAAGCCCAGCTTAATCTGCAGCAAAATCATCTCAGTAATGAGTTTCTGACGGTCACATGGGCTCCTGCTCTCGATAACCATCTCGCTGTATCAGGTATGTCATATTCTTGTATCTTCTATGTTAACCTGAGGTCtttgtttggggaaaaaaggaaTGACCTTGTTGATGTCTTCATTTTAAGGATTTGATGGAACAGTGCAAATCTTTGACACACGACGCTGGAGCATTGAATCACAGACGCCTCAACCAATATTTGTGCACCGTGGTCACAACTTCTCATGTGAAGAAAATTCTGATACCTCACTCCTGGTGACTACTCATGTGTGGCATCCACAGAGACCAAGAACCTTGCTCTCTGCAGCTTCAGATGGATCTATACATGTTTGGGACTGGGTAGATAATGAGAgtttaataaaatgacaaaagagAATTCGATcccttttattaattaaaggaAATAGATTTTTCAAGTTATAGTTGAaacttgtttatttctgtacatCTTACATTAATACTTTTGTTtacgtaattttttttttttatgattacagAAATATGGATTTGATATCATTGGCACTgataaataacagtaaaaaaaaagtttttgctCAATATGCCATGAACATCttattgttttgctttttctccCATCAATGGCTACATTCACATGCAGATCTCATACATTTCAGTAACTATATCTGAAATATAAAGACTAATTATGTCCGAGTTTTTTTTCAATTGATTATCTAGGACTACAATATAAACATAAGTCATAGTCTCTTCTGTGTTAATGTGGATATTGGACATCGCCAGAATGTATTTACGTTGCTGTGATGCTGATACATCTACATCTGGATACATCTGTACAGCTGCATATTAGTCCTGTATACATAGCTAATGATTGTTCATGATATCACTGAGGGAAAACTCTACAAAGGCTATTTTTTCACTCTTCTTCCCACATTCCATTAAGCAAGCAAAGAACTTGGGCTTCTCGCACAGAGTGAGATCTGAGTACCCGCATGGGCCATGATGGATGATCCACGGTTCGCTCCAACCAGAGGCACTAAGAGGAGACTTGTTTAAATATATCCCAAGATCATTTCTCTGTATTCTGGCAGTTGGATGGGAATAAAGGAGCCAAGTCTTTGTATTTGGTGTTAAACAGTTCTCTTGTTCTTCAGGTGCATCAAAACTCACCACACTACCCTGGCATCCATGACAGGGTTCTACTAACTTCGGTGCAAAATGAGGTTTATCAAATGCTGCTCCACTGCTCTCGCTCAAAGCCTCGACTCTTTGACCTTTAGTGCTGCGTGCATTGCAGTATAGCTTGCTTCTGGAATTCTGTTCTACAATCTCTGCCATCTCACATTCACAAGACTCAGTACGTACTCTTTCTCCAAAATACCATGTGGTCCCACAATCATCGCTATAGAAAGCAAAAGCATGGGATTTTACACATAATGGAATATTAAAGAGGAAGAGCCATCGATGAATATAATAGACATAAGCAGGAATGACGAGTCTACCATTCTTCATCTGAATGCCGTGACCAGGTCCAACAGCAAACGTGGCCCAGTTTCTAATCTCATGTCCAATTACGCTTTCCGTCAAGTCTACTGTGCTGCTCCAATTCTGCCCATTGTCCTTGCTAGTACTGTAACACAACCGAGCCTTGTTCTTACCAGTGCGAATCTGGCGATGTTCGGTAGTCTTACCCAACACACAGataaagaacagaaagagagtCTTAGACTCTTTCTCATAGACCGGACACGGGTTCATAGTGCGATGTCCAGGCAGACAGGCAGCGTCAAGCTCCTGAACAGGTgaccactgaaaagaaaaatgaacatacagtatctatGACATATCTTTGCCCAATGAAAGTAAAACAAAGTTAAAGTAAAACAATCAGAGTTTGCACCAGCATCACCTGAATAGACCCATTCTGCTGTGCACCCCTCCTCATGACCAGGAGAGTGGCGTCAGAATCATCTGCTGATGTTCTTTTCTCAGCAAAAGcaaga encodes:
- the LOC113651969 gene encoding sialidase-3-like isoform X1, encoding MDNGTSRSDSYTLQAEPPKTTLFSKEPSGITYRIPALIYINETQTFLAFAEKRTSADDSDATLLVMRRGAQQNGSIQWSPVQELDAACLPGHRTMNPCPVYEKESKTLFLFFICVLGKTTEHRQIRTGKNKARLCYSTSKDNGQNWSSTVDLTESVIGHEIRNWATFAVGPGHGIQMKNGRLVIPAYVYYIHRWLFLFNIPLCVKSHAFAFYSDDCGTTWYFGERVRTESCECEMAEIVEQNSRSKLYCNARSTKGQRVEALSESSGAAFDKPHFAPKLVEPCHGCQGSVVSFDAPEEQENCLTPNTKTWLLYSHPTARIQRNDLGIYLNKSPLSASGWSEPWIIHHGPCGYSDLTLCEKPKFFACLMECGKKSEKIAFVEFSLSDIMNNH
- the LOC113651969 gene encoding sialidase-3-like isoform X2, producing the protein MDNGTSRSDSYTLQAEPPKTTLFSKEPSGITYRIPALIYINETQTFLAFAEKRTSADDSDATLLVMRRGAQQNGSIQWSPVQELDAACLPGHRTMNPCPVYEKESKTLFLFFICVLGKTTEHRQIRTGKNKARLCYSTSKDNGQNWSSTVDLTESVIGHEIRNWATFAVGPGHGIQMKNAMIVGPHGILEKEYVLSLVNVRWQRL
- the wdr73 gene encoding WD repeat-containing protein 73 isoform X1, which gives rise to MSSDEEEEWFMQSLTLYKDLHVFQLEHPTKTIEWTGEKSVCVAGYSSEKNEILELLLPLKLYAKKNQGLCPERDFKVQHGGFSDEPIECLRHIFGKRCVVTSGQHSSKLQVWDIGDDDNDVMRRTGVINCSHTSTTGRKLASGFTEDASVLHGSTVHDVQHTDVASGRMLYAVETDSLDVVNCLQFVNTSTFVICATNGTLYMGDLRDQKVSCYALSENTTGSEWAFGLRTAEPQCDPASCIVARLSSSGQVIVSDLRNPSTLVGQAQLNLQQNHLSNEFLTVTWAPALDNHLAVSGFDGTVQIFDTRRWSIESQTPQPIFVHRGHNFSCEENSDTSLLVTTHVWHPQRPRTLLSAASDGSIHVWDWVDNESLIK
- the wdr73 gene encoding WD repeat-containing protein 73 isoform X2, translated to MSSDEEEEWFMQSLTLYKDLHVFQLEHPTKTIEWTGEKSVCVAGYSSEKNEILELLLPLKLYAKKNQGLCPERDFKVQHGGFSDEPIECLRHIFGKRCVVTSGQHSSKLQVWDIGDDDNDVMRRTGVINCSHTSTTGRKLASGFTEDASVLHGSTVHDVQHTDVASGRMLYAVENTTGSEWAFGLRTAEPQCDPASCIVARLSSSGQVIVSDLRNPSTLVGQAQLNLQQNHLSNEFLTVTWAPALDNHLAVSGFDGTVQIFDTRRWSIESQTPQPIFVHRGHNFSCEENSDTSLLVTTHVWHPQRPRTLLSAASDGSIHVWDWVDNESLIK
- the LOC113634918 gene encoding sialidase-4-like, whose product is MDSRNSGSDTETLQADPPKTTLFSKEPNGLHYRIPAIIYIDDSQTFLAFAEKRKSVHDHDATFLYMRRGTRRNGSIQWSPVQELDAACLPGHRTMNPCPVYEKESKTLFLFFICVVGNTTERDQIRTGKNKARLCYSTSKDNGQNWSITVDLTERVIGHEIKNWATFAVGPGHGVQMKNGRLIIPAYVYYKYKNDHGHQPHTMAHAFAFYSDDCGSTWHLGERISIESCECVIAEIIDQEGKSQLYCNARSTKGQRVEALSKSSGVDFDPSHFSQNLIECGRGCQGSVLSITVPKEQKNLTSDTESWLIYSHPTDKTKRKDLGVYINKSPLSGSGWSKPWIIYHGPSGYSDLTPCEEPDHFACLMECGKKSELEEIAFVEFSLSDILNSQ